AAGCAGAAGGTTATGCTTACTTACAGGCATGTGAATCCGACTATAACTATCTCACCAAAAACAAATATCCAACTTGGCAAGAAGACAGACATATCAGAAGTAAATAAAAACTTATCAAAGCGCTACCTTGTTTTTGTCACGCCATCCAAGTCCAAAAGGTCTTGTCAGCAGGCTAATTTTTCTAGGAGGCACATCCATTGCAGGCTCCATATTACTTCGTGCAGGTAAAGAATCATTTTGTACAGACCTACAAATGAAAAGTTAGACCATTTTACATCACAATAATTTATCTAGAACAGATATTCTGAACCCACAACCCACTGCATACCTTGGAGAAGGCTGAACTTTCATTTGCCCTGACTGGTATTGCAGTGTAGCTTCCAACATTGTTTCTGCCATAACTACCCGCTTCTCCATTTCAGCAAGTGAAATTATTACCTTGTCATATTTATCCTacaaataagtaaaaataacaTGAGTATTATCCTAACAAATCTACAGCAGCACataagtaaagaaaataaagggaTAGGCAGGACACTGATAAAACTAAAGTCTGATAATCTAAACCTACAATTTCTTTTTGGATAAATGTACTGTACTAACTGCTAACTAGCAACTGATTCCTGATAAGTAGAAGACCAATGGACGTGATATTCTAAATCTCAAATTGAATAAGAAAGTCTGAGAAAAGTCCCTTGAATAACAAATTTGAGCAAGCAGCTCAACAATGTAGCTGGATTTCATGATCTACAAATGAATATTCCCTCGACTCTACACGGAATGCATTTGAAAACTACCACAGATGCTCCCAGGATTGGATTTAACAAGAACCGGGGTGTCATGgtgttttgacaccggatcgTGCGGTGCTCTCTTGCCTATGGGGCggcaagccttgtgcggaaagtgTATCTCAAGGCTTGAGGGGCAAGAACGGGTGCTTGATTCAAaatgggcactcttgcctattggcgacaagagcgagggtcgaggGTCGACCGGGGCGCTTGCACAGCGGGACCGACGACGAGAATGTATCTGTTTTTGGAATACtttgttgagtcttgaaaagCTTAAAAACATGCGATAGCACAATATCTACAAAGGCTAACAACAATGCAAGTAATTATGCAAAGGCAACTTttgatgagaggtattggtccataaccctcatagaggtttattttgaattagttttaaatttccAATGAACACTGGATTGACAGAAACATAATAGTTCTATCTAAAGCCTACAAAACTATAAGAAAAGTCCCAGAAAGCAATAGATAAGCAAAATACAGGTAAatgaaggttggattctaacatggGGGAAGGGTGATAAAGAAAAGGAAGATTAAATCCAAAAAGAACCTGAAGAGTTTCAGCAGCATGTCTCTGAGCTGCCGCTTCTTGTTCAGCAAATCTACGGGCATCTTCGGTTACCTTCTGCTCTTGCTCCACTCGCATCAACACCTGCAAAGTGCATAAATAACGTtgaagaacatttccaaaaacAAGCTTTAAAGTTACTGGAAGCTTTAATTGAAAAACCTATCAAATCTAAGCTAGATTAAACCTGAATCATGGCACTTTCTTGCTCCTGCTTATCCGACAGAACACGACGTAGCTCCGAAACCTCTTGTTCCAATTGTTCAACCTGCTTTCAAAGGAAGACCACTTTATCTATCTGCGTAAGAGTTCGTACTTTTTTAACAAGTACACTTGTCTAGATAATATTCGAATTCCAGGACATTTTAAATCTAAACCAATTGATTTCATAGTGCTTTATGGGTCCAATCAATAACTTTGAAGTGCTTCATCTTTTGACAGCCACCAAGACTAAAACCTATTACAGATGGTTCATCATATAGTCGACAGAATATATGTCTATGAAGGAATATGATGGGGGGAAATAGTAGCAAAAAGtatggactttgaagttgaaaaaaggaaaaaatcatACCCTTGCACTTAGTTGTCGACGATTGTCTTGCTTCACCATTTCCATTAATGCAGTCTCTAGCTCCTCTGCCCTGAAGCCACAATAAAAAAGATCaaagttacaacttacaagaaATTACTAAAAGGGAAGTGAAAAGATCTAGAGAGCTGACATCCTTCACAAGAAAAGACGATCCAGCTTCAGCGTAATTCAGAGTGCAAGTCAGAgaataaataatcattatttTGACATGATCGTGCAATGTGAAGAGGAAAGGTTCTTCATATTTTCAAGCAAGGATTATGAAAGATGTCCTAAAGGACTAAGTTTCGCCTCGACTATGAAGCAGTATATCATACGCAAGAGTTATGCAATCTAGTGACAATAAGAATTACATTTGCAGCCTAAAAGTTACAGCAGCAGCCGTACAATGAGGCTATTGCCCAGGATGGTGGACAGATCTACAAATATGTGCCCTTGCCATTACAGATAGACCTTTTCTCATTGACCAATGTACATCTGTTGATTTTTCATAATAACATGTTTAACACAAAGTTATCAAAGCAAATAAGTTTTACAACACAAAATAACATGAAAATTAAAACGTTGGATGTTTAGGAAAACGAGATACTGAGGATTTGAAGACAAGGTTTAACGTTGAATAGATTCATGAATGAAAGATGCAAGATTAGAGAGTATATGACTGTCATGCTTTCCTCGCATCATGAGATATTGAGATACATAGAAACacaagaacaaaaacaaaagaCAGTAGTAAAAATGATGAAGGCTGCATACATCTGATCTCCCCAATACAGCTTAGAATCGGAGGCATGTTGATAATATCATAATAACGATGTTAATCATATAGAACTGATATAAACTTGTGTTTTACAAATGATAAATCAGATAAAATAGTGAACATTCTTGTCAAACCCTCTGTTTgttctttaaataaaaattgaacctGGGCTACTATTCCATAATAAACATCAATTTGTAATTTGCAAAGCCGTCCTTTGCAACAAAGTTACCAGGAGTCTGTTTAAGTCAAGTCCCTTCTAAGTTCTAACTCCAAAAGGTTAAAAGAAGAAATCACAAAGGACAACGGCATGATAGCACATAGAAATACACAAGAATCGCAACGTCCAGAAATTAAAATCCTTATATTGGAAGCAAATTGGGCTGTCATTCTTTATTATAGGACATGCGAAAAGAAAGACGGAATTTCACCTTAGCTCTGCAGATCTTTTTTCCTCCAGTAATTTGCATAGCTCAACCTTCAACCACCCAGCCTGCAAAAAAGTATTTGGTTACTAAGTAAAAGTTTTACTTCAATTCTGTGAATATTGATATTTGGGCTAAAAGTAATAAACTGATAAAAACATAATCTTgttgaaaaaaataattaatattcagGTTGGGGGGGGGTTCAAATGAAAAATCTTTGGAAATTGCAGCTTCATGGAAACTTCAGTTTGCCCGTGAATAGAagtaacacacacacacacacacacacacacagagggagagagagaaagactgGAACCCTTTGCTTCTCTTGAAGTCTTGAGCAGGCTAAAGTAATCAAACATTCGGCTGCGAGGTCTCTTATTCtcttttgattttcttttttgagACGCAATAATAAATACAAGTATTATTTTAAGGACGCCAAATAACTGCGTCTCATACACGAATGGTAGGGCTATAGACAAAAATAATCATGCGGTCACACTCATAAAATACCAAAACGTAGAAGGTGGTCCAAAAACAAAACAACCTAGCAAGTAAAACATAGAATAATGCAAGTTCCTTGCCAAATGCCACCCTACAGTTggaattgaaatttgaagaaaGACCACAACAGTTTCCCACTACTTTCCCCAGATCCCCAATCGCCCTAGATACAGTTATTACCAAGCTCACCACCACATCATTGCCAAGAGAACTGAGAAAGCCAGAACTTTTCCAACCTACAATGAGCCTTTTGCCTTCTGCTTCCCCTTCCACCACCTCATTTCCAAAAGAACTGAAAAGCCAGAACTTTTCCAACCTACAATGAGCCTTAGCCTTCTGCTTCCCCTTCCACCCCACCCACCCCCCCTCCCCCTTCCCACTACTGATCAAATACATCAATTCAGACAAGCCACACTGAGAAATTTGcaagaactctatgtttctttaaaATTGTTGCTGCTTTTCTCCTCAGCTCTTGATCTAACGCATTGTGCAAAATCTTTGTCAGCATATAATCAGCTATTGTTTGTAGTTTGGAAAAAAAGAAGATTCTGACAGCCAGTTGCATGTCATTGAGATGCTGCCAAATTGCCAACCGAAAGGAAAACTATACTTCCACTTTTTCAGAGAAAGAAAGAGACAGAGAGAATGAACTTCTGCATACTGCTTACTGAATGTGGAGTTGAAAAGATGCCTTCTCGAAGAGTTGTTTTTTAAAGGAAGGTCAATGGGCTAGAAAGCCATAGCTTTCAATAAATTCAGACAATAATGAGAAGAAACTACACTAAAAATGCACTACGAAATAATTCTCATCGAGCCAATAGGACGAATCATGTCGAGTGCCACTGAGATTAATCTATCACTGAAAAGTCAAGAAATAAGCACTACCTGCTCTTGAAGGTCTAAACCAGGATCAATATCCACACCTCCAGCAATGCCAATAAAGTAGTCATCTGGCGTAGTCAAACCAGATTCCATGTGGGTTGTATCTCCATTCATTTGCTCATCCGCAACTTTTGATGTGTCTGTCATAACAGATCCAGGATCATGCTTAAAACTGTACAGCTTTGAAGCAAGACCCTGAGAATTTTTCAGAGCTTGAAGGCCCTTGGATCTTTCTTCAATTGCAGCTAATACTACAGGTCGATTTTTATCTCTTAATTCCTGCAGCCGGGCTTCATGCACATTTTGGAATCCCATGCTAGCTGTCAGAACTAGTTGACTGCTGTCAAACGTAGACCCAGCCAGAGATTGCAGCAAAGTAACTGCATCTCCCGCATCTTTTGTTGTCACCAAGGCAGGGCCTACGCAAATTTAAATGATAGTTCAGAGAACCTATCAAAACAGTTTATTTAAATTTCAGCCACTCTTAACTTCATAAGTAAAGTACATCCAAACAATCTTAAAACTAGATAATTATACGGATATACCAAGTACCATATAACTCCATTAGCGCAAGGGCGGTGCGGAACATCATAACACGATTCCCTTCAAAGAGAATCACATCCCAAACTCGAAGAACTGATGTCAGAAAAGATAGCCCACAATAAACAGCTGATCACTCAAATACTAGAATTCTCAAAAAACGAAAAAAAGCAGACATAAGTGCATAACCTCATGCAAACAATGACAAGTGCATATGCTGCACAATGTCCAAAAGAATCACGCACCAAAGAATCCTGAAACGATTTTAAATCAAAGATAGAACCTAACCACTTTCCCATGGAAGCATATTCATAAATATAGAGAGAAACCATGGCCCAGTAACCCATGCCACTTGAACGCCCAAGTAATCAAGATGATTAACTGCAAGAAAAGGGTTAACATCCTTCAGAAGTTGTAGAATAAAAAAGCTATTGATAATATATGCTAACAAGATGATACAAACCCAATTTCGGGAATCTTTCACGCACCAAGTCCTCAAAAACATGTTGGTCCACCTGGAAAAATACAATACTGAGCATACAACTTGTCCACGATAAACCAGAGAAGAGGTAGTTTGTTCAGATACGGCATGCTTATAGAATAATAAGAAATCATTGCTACCTGGCACTCAATCAAATCTTCTGAATAATAACCATCAAAATAGTCATCCATAATACCCATAAGGGTCCTGCAGATAAAGCCACAGTCACACAAATGAACCATCAGGTTAATCCATTTATTACTAAACAGTGCGCGCATGTAGACCAACATATAAGTGGAGTAAACATAGATAAAGGTTGCCAAAAAGAAGGTTTTCAGACCTACCAAAAGGCATTCTCCTCCGGCATTAAAAGTAACAGTAAGCCAGCAAAAAAGTTCATAGCCTGTTGGTAAGTAAAGATAAGAGATGACAAACTGAGTAAGTTCTTCATTTCCTTTAACATTTGATAAACAAGAGCTCAAAAGCTTAAAAAGCCTTCTAGAAAGTAAGATTTTGGCCTGGTAAGCAGCACCCAGCCAGTAATATAACTTTATCACCCTTATTTACAATGAAGAGAAGGGTCTGCCAATGAGATGTTTACTCCCACGAGTAGCATCAAGTAATTCTCACTTCATCACAAAGAAAATATCTCCACTTAAATTTAACATGTACTTAGCAGTTAGCAcagaaatgaaaatgaaaacggAAACTCAAGTTTAACAATGTCCACAGTAAGACACCAAAAAAGGATATTGAAAATATCCAGATATAATtgatttttccaaaatttactATTTTTTAACAAGTAAATCTTAGGAAAATATAGAGTTTTAAGAAACTAATGATAATTAATGTTAGTTATAaggtttaaaaataaaaacaaaaacattcagTACACAATACAACATCTCGTTTTGATGGGCAGAACCGCAGAATACTGAAGGCGTGCTATTACAGTATGCCAATTCATGTGATCGATACTACTATTGGGACAAGGTTCCTAGAATTTTCTACTTTTTGGTGTTTTACTCCCTCTCTCCCCATGTTGGCTCTTCCAATcaaccaaaaccctaacttttttgCCTTAACTTTATTTCAATCAATGCTTCGATTTAAGGGAAAGTCTCATGGGCAACCTTGTGTGTTGTGACTGTTCTCTGCTAGTGCTTTTATTGGTAAACTGAATAAAAAGGAATTATCAATATGGGCACCTATAAAGTTAAAAATATATTAATGGTTTTTTTTAATGGAAAATTTAAAATCGTAACAGGGATATGTTATATCATTACTTTGTTTCAGTTTACCAAATATAATCGAACATAATGCAGGGTTACCAGTTAGAATTCTCCACTTTTGTATCTAATGATCTAGGCCTCTAGGGAGTGAAATACTGAGAATCCCATAAACCTGCCCGGTTTAGATGTCGACAGCCCATTTCAAAGCCTAATCAACAACAATCAGTGGTTAGGATTTTCActtagattttattttttttcccttttcacTTGGATATCTTATCAAGGAAAGTGGAAACTTCTTTCGAACTACGAAACTCAATACTGTTACTTTGATATAGAGGACTGAGCAGGGAGGATATTGGAAAAAGAAGGGAAAACTTTTAGCTGTCAAGACGCCTAGTATGGTTTGAGATATGTGGGTGTTAAAGTAATCATAGTTACATATGGACGTAGTCAATTCACATTACAAACCCTACATCATTCATTCAAAGCCCCCCTTCTCCTGATAGTAAGTACTTTAACATAGGTCTTTTTCTTTGAGCTAAAAGGCCAAAATGACATGGGCAGTACCTAATGATTAATTTTCAGACTAGATACACAATGGTTTTCAAACAATTAATTCTCATAAAGATACTTCCTCACAGAGTCACAGGATGATGTTATATGCTCTCTGGACCCATCTAGCTGACAGCGGAAAAATAAAGGTTTTGCTTCTTCCTTCTTGGGCTTGGAAGCTAGACATACCTCAATTCCTCCAAAGAGACTTCCGCCCAAGGCTAAGCAAGGGAGGAGGATTTCACGGTACTTCATCCCAGCAATAATTGCTACTTTTTTCCTTGATCAATATGGTACTCCacagtaaaataaaaataaaaagaggaaTATGCAGCTTTCCCAAGTTGAGGAGCCTATGTATAGCTGAACTGATTACactaagttcagaaaaaaataTCGTAAGCACAATTGAGCTATCTACTGTTTATCTAAGCTGCTTAGCTTTGGAGATAGGGGCTTATCGACAATCTCGTAGTGCATATAGTTGACGGTTATACTGGACCTCGCTTTCTATTAAGACTTGTATGGTGCATAATATATGGCCGTCAATAACTTACTGATGTCAACTGAAATTTAGCCTTGTTATGAAGTGGAGTCATTTCTTGAACCCGTAAGAAGATTCTGGACAAAGCAGAGAGATTTCATCTCATTGCCTGATCATCTTAAGACCAAAATCCGAGACGCTCAAATTAAAGGCCAATCCATTCTGTTTAAGCTTCTCAAGCGCATAAAAATGAAGATTCTCCTTCCACTGACAGTCTAAACTCTAAACTAGATAGTTCTAAACATTCGCCACAACCCTGGAAAAAGTTCAACAGAAACACTTGGACATGCTAGACCTAAACTAAGTTGTACTAATTGTCATACTCTAGGATTTAAAAGGTGGTGAAGTTGAGTTGTACATGAGAATTCCGAAAGTCAATTACCTGACAGTAGCCAACTGACGGGTTATGCCGAGCATAAGCTATAAGTAATCTCCTCAAAGCATTTCTCCCATTCTCATCCAAAGCAGGGTGTCCCGGAAAAGTACGGGGTAAGTCCTGTGTGCATATAATTATAGGAAAATCAGGGCCTAAAGCTTTTTTTAAGTACAGAAAACAAGAGCAAAACTTTAGATCATCAATTCACCTTTTCAATCTGCCCCTTCCATTTCTCACGTCGCCCTGCACTTTCTATACCTGGCTCTTTAGCATTTGCTTCTTCTTGATTTGTTTTATGAACATGATCACGTTCTGGAGACAGCAAATTTTCATAGTACTTCTCTACCCGGCGTGCCTTAACACCAACAAAGGCTTGCCAAAGCTACAATTGTTAAGATTAAACAAACTATTAATCAAGTATAGCAGGTGAATATCAAATAACAATAGTCTAATCAAATTACATACCTCTCCTCTAAGGGCCATTGGCAATCCCCCTCGAACAAGGACTTCCAGTTCTTCTTTCCATGGAGAACTAGAGTCTAAGCTGGTTCCTTCAAAAATGCTAGCTATTGCAGGTGAGGCAGTACTATCAACAGAAGGGACATCTTGAGCAGGATCTGATCTCTCTACATCATAGAACTCTTCTTCTGAATCATCTTCCGGTGCTCCTTTGAAAGATTTCGCCTCTTCATTAGTTTTTAGAGTCTTGTGAGAATCAGTATCCTGTCCTTT
This sequence is a window from Spinacia oleracea cultivar Varoflay chromosome 1, BTI_SOV_V1, whole genome shotgun sequence. Protein-coding genes within it:
- the LOC110792753 gene encoding uncharacterized protein produces the protein MKMKLNSTTTTNPLISLEHKRDAYGFAVRPQHVQRYREYANIYKEEEEERSDRWNIFLERVSEESVQLPVNGVTVDAVDNNEGHRTAEADANHQASDEDVGGTDTPNSENSVENGEQKPEVPTVEAKKIHKVQIWSDIRPSLRTIEGMMSVRVKKRNHFSRKGQDTDSHKTLKTNEEAKSFKGAPEDDSEEEFYDVERSDPAQDVPSVDSTASPAIASIFEGTSLDSSSPWKEELEVLVRGGLPMALRGELWQAFVGVKARRVEKYYENLLSPERDHVHKTNQEEANAKEPGIESAGRREKWKGQIEKDLPRTFPGHPALDENGRNALRRLLIAYARHNPSVGYCQAMNFFAGLLLLLMPEENAFWTLMGIMDDYFDGYYSEDLIECQVDQHVFEDLVRERFPKLVNHLDYLGVQVAWVTGPWFLSIFMNMLPWESVLRVWDVILFEGNRVMMFRTALALMELYGPALVTTKDAGDAVTLLQSLAGSTFDSSQLVLTASMGFQNVHEARLQELRDKNRPVVLAAIEERSKGLQALKNSQGLASKLYSFKHDPGSVMTDTSKVADEQMNGDTTHMESGLTTPDDYFIGIAGGVDIDPGLDLQEQAGWLKVELCKLLEEKRSAELRAEELETALMEMVKQDNRRQLSARVEQLEQEVSELRRVLSDKQEQESAMIQVLMRVEQEQKVTEDARRFAEQEAAAQRHAAETLQDKYDKVIISLAEMEKRVVMAETMLEATLQYQSGQMKVQPSPRSVQNDSLPARSNMEPAMDVPPRKISLLTRPFGLGWRDKNKGKSGNAEEASDNKLAFDEIKSPVVEEKESKGNESPEKP